The stretch of DNA CTCGAATTTAATAAATGGTATTTGAAATTGAAAGCTTTTTTCCTATGATCTATGATACTTAGTGGaataattttaattgtgataaacccatgaacttaagttaaAACGTCACATGGACTCGATTAAATTTGAGTGTCGTTTATGTAGATTGAAAGTGTCGCATGTGGTGTTCATTTATTATTGGTATGCCATGAATCAGACTCTTTCAAGGATATGCTTGAATAGGAACGTAGCATATTCAATTTGGGGTAATTTGATGAATGTGGAGGACAAAAAAGTAGACATAATATCTTGTTTAAATTTTACTCGATAATGAACTCACactattattttcattttttaaaaaaattgaatccaaTGTTCAACTGATTAAAAAaatagtaggtctcttgtgagacgatctcacgaatatttatctgtgagacgagtcaatcctatcgatatacACAATAATAGCGTGAGTTCATTATCGAGTAAAATTTAAACAAGATATTATGTCTACTTTTTTCTCCACCTCATTCAATACAAAGCTTATAATTCTTCTTTTCACAGGCAAATTGAATCAAAGCTTGTGTGGGGCCAATCGGCATTAAATGACGTCGTATTCTTGTTCGGGGTCAACGTCCAACAGAAAGTGAGCTTGTACCCTATTAttggaattatttaaaaatatattgagTTGTCTGTCTTATATTAACCAAGTGAAGGACCCGACCCACATGTCGCATTTGCGACTGTTCCGCCTTTTCTTTTTAATCATCGACCACtcaatttattttatgttaGTCCAAAGtgcaattattatttattatttacaaATCATATAAAATGAAACtttatatcaaattttataccatggacttatataaaaaatattatttgaaggACTGATTTTAATTTGACTACGTAATGTTCTATTTTTTTctgtatatttaaattaatttttggatcCTTAAATCAAATATTACGAGTATATGACATTACTTCTGCTTTTCAAATACTGCAATTATTAGTCATTCAAAACGACATGTCTATTGATTTCTTTATACGTGTCAtcgaaaatatgatatttgtaTACCTGACAAAAATTTAGATTCAGTCAGTTCTCAACATTTTAAATTGATGaaacaaatactttaaaatttaaaaatccaCCACCTCAATTTCTAGGTCAGTCATCGGTCCCTTATCCTTACatcggaaaaaaaaaatgtttgaacTCTCTGATGGACAAAATGATTTCATGTGTGAATGTTTGAAATATGTTGTATGTTAGCCTGAACTATATATATGCTCGATTTTACGTTTTATCTTTGACAATGACGAAATAAGTTTTCATGGTTCGAGTCGAATTGGAGAGAATGTTTATTTTTCACGCTGAATATCGTAAACTAAGAATGTATGTTATAATAACAATTTATGACTCGTTTGCTATTCTAGTTCGCCCAATTTTTAGTATTATTGTGAGATGTATCGttttcttctgtaaattggtATCGATCATAAAAACTTAGGTAATATATTGACGAAATTGAGAACTATTAATAACAGAGAGCTCATCGAGTATGAAGATGTGGTGCTATGGAGTTTGTAAACCTCATGCCTTTGGAAAGAGGCTCGAAAAGTGACAATTAATTTTTCTCCACTATCAGGATCAAGGGACGCTCTCTGCCTCATTCTTTGTTTCATTTCCAGCCTActacaaaataattaaattttgtctAAAGAATGTCAATTGGGTACTCGATAAAGGTGTTAGGGACCCATAAATCTTCTCTGTAGCACAGgattaaaataatgtatttcGAGTAGTGGGTTTTCTcagaaattgaaaataatataaagGGGAGAAAGTGGAAGACATCACGTGATTTTTCGAAAACTTGTAAAATAATCTTGATCAATTATTCTGAAAGAAAATGATCTcctcaaatatatttgaaacgtacttacaaaaatatttttttagaaaaattgtcGAGCAAGGTTAAAAAAATATCTTTTGTTTTTGGGGATTGACCGTAAAGTTAACCTTTAAATTATAACAAGACTACTTGTTTTTGTATTTGGGATTTTATGACAATTTATCCAGTTTTATTTTGATACAAAAATTACGATACTTatttatcataatataaattttaaattaatataatatattttaaaaatagtttaattaataaaataatgttgGAAAAATGATACTTGATTGAATTTTATAAAAGCAATTGGAATTAAAAGCAATTTAGGTAAATGATAAGATCGATTTTTTAGTTGAAGCACATATTTACTGAGCCATATAAAACAATTCATATACTAATTTGTCAATTTATAAATAGTTTgtgtatcaaaatatttttttgaatatatgtgtgtgtaatttttgataatttaatttgcaCATTCGTTGTGAGCAACTTATGAACATCGACAATATGTTCATATGAATATCTTGAAATCATAAATGCAATAGCTTTCTCGAGACATGAAAGATGTGTGAAGTGACATTTCCATGTCTCGAGAAAGCTGATGCATAAATGATTTCGAGATGTTAATATGAACATCTGGCTAGTGCCCTTGAGTTAAGCCCGTCAACTTGTgtgcatatatatgtgtgtgtatatatatatagttttgttaTGCTACTTACTAATCTTGTCAATCAATGAGTTGACACTTAACtattaaatataatgaaatatcTTAAAAGTATATATTCAACTTGTAAGTATCACCTTATTGGTGCGCACATGTGTGAAGAGTGGTCCACAATTTCACGAAAATCATCATCAAAATACgcacaaaaaaattaaaggaCCACTCGATCTATCTCTAATCCAACTGTTTACACGCATGAATTAATGGATGTCTGTATTTTATGAGTATGTTTGTGTATAGGTGGAGAGTGTGTTTTGCCTAAGGAGAAACTACAGGCTGTTCAATTTGTATTGCCTTTCGCTCTTTCGTTTTCAGTGCATTTAAAATCATGTCTAGAAATGAGGAATCGAAGATGGATTCAAGTTCGTGGCTGCTTGTGGCTCCTGTTTTCTTCAATCTTCACAATATAAATGTGATGCCTTATCTCAGGCTCACTCAAGGCAACTCATGTAGTATCCATTTCGTGTTCAAAgtcatattttatgaaaatgactAACACAAGTtgctataaaaatcattttaaataaatattttcaaccaATGTTAGGATAAAATATCACAATATAtcgatataaatatttttttaatgtaacacttaaaatataataaagcgACACATATTGATTGCAACAATACGACATCATAAAAGGATGTCTTAAGTACTGCTCGCGAAATTGTTGAATGGATTCCTAAGTAAACCATTTTTCACTGATGGAGTTTGAATATTGAGAAATGGTTATGTTAAATGACTCAATTAATGTGTAGAATCTTGCTTGAAGACCAACAGTCACAAAAGTGATGGTTGAACAAAAGTTGCGTGATCTTGGGTTACAGCtggattaattttttatttttcaaaaggaTTTGATTTAAGTAAAAGATTCGATGAATGTCATATAATTAATATGAAATGAATTTAAATTTGctaaaaaattaattcaaatttgtcaaaaaacttaaaattcatCAATTCAAACACAAACTTAAGTTTTGTTCGAAGTAAGTTTTCGTATATTCTGTTTGGAAACATAAAACGTTGAATAATGCTTAGAGAATTATACTTTTACTTAGGTATAGTACGTAACAAATGAAACATATGATCAAAACACATTCAAGAAGAACAAAGATTAATTAGATATTTATAATCAAAGCCCCCATAATCTCAATGAACCAAACCAGTCGGCCAACATAATTTACCATAAATCCCGTAGAAGCCATAGAAATGGAATCAGGATTCCTAATCCCATCGCAAATCTTGGATTTAGTGTGCAAACATGTCTCATATCTTTTAACTTCTTGATCTTGATTGCATATTTTTACCCCAAATGGAACATAATTTGTAGGAATCGATCCAATGGGATAACACAAATTTGGATTCCCCCATGCAGCAAATCTCCTCCCCAACTTCTCATAAAACCCTTTAGGAAACTTGAGATTCCCCTGTCAAATTATTCCCGTGAATATAAATCGCACTCACATTTGGTAAATTTGCAAGCTTTGGGGAAACATCTCCTGCGAGCATGTTGTCACTAAGACCCAAGAATCTAAGCCCTTTTAATTCTGAAAAAGACTCAGGAATGCCGCCTGTCAAGATTGTATTGGACAGGTCCAATGCGGTCAACCTCACCATATCATGCCACTCAACATCTTCTAAGCTCCCACCAATGGGATTGTTTGAGAGGAATATTTCTTCCAAAGATAGTCAACTCTTGAAGTGATTTGGTCAACCCATTTGAAAATTTGTTGCTGCTCAGGTCCAAAAGTGTCAGATTCTTCAGGTTCTTTATGTTTTCTGGGATTTTTCCTTCAAATTGGTTGTTGCTCAAGTCAAGCTTCAACAGAGAAGTCAACCCTCCAAAAGTTGAAGGCAATGAACCAGAAAATGAATTACTACTAAAATCAagaatcagaagatgattaaGCCCTCCAAAATTATCTGGGACTTCTCCTTTGAATCTGTTTCCTGCGAGATTCAACCTCTTCAACTTGGTCAAGTTACCTATATTAATCGGTATTTCGCCGGTCAATCCATTTTCCATTAGAACTAATGACTCCAGATTTCCTAGCTCCGCAAAAGTTGCTGGAATTTGACCGGTGAGGCCTGGATTTGATCGGAATTCTAGTGACACGAGACTCTCTGCAAAAACCTCCCAATTCTGAGCAGGAATCGAAACGGGATGAGGTGAAACGAAACAACTGAAGAATGATAGAGATTTCAAGTGCCTTAGTGCAAACAAATGTGGACTGAACCCCACAGTTTGGTCACAAATGAGGGAATTCTCATAAACAGGTCCTATTCTTAAGTCAGTCACATACCAAAATCCATCAAATATGTCACAGGAAACACCCTGTGAAAGAACAGAGAAAATTCGAGAatgtttaataaatatattatagtgAGAAGAAATCAAAACTAAGAGTTCGTGAACTTTGGAGCACAAGAAATGCCCAAGAAAATTGAAAGAATTTTGGTTTTGTATGCTAAAATCATGATTTAAATCTACCAGTATCATATTTATAATCACCTCTTCGCTTTTACagtatttaaaattttggaAGAAGACACATCATTGAATTCacgtgaaaaaaaaataaaaaaatattgcaaTGTGGATACTGTAATGATTActgatatattatattatgcTCTTCAATATCTCTGCTTTTCAGGCGGATATTAATTGATTGAATCAGACAAATAACATATGGCATCATTCCACTTGTCCTGCAGTGGAGAttcagaaaaatattttgtttcggTCTCGACAGAGTATTTGATGAAGAACAAAGCTTGAAATAGCCAATGGAATCTTAAGAATGTAAGAAGCTATCTGAAGTGGATATCATAAAATTTAGAAACGACAAGATAATTGTCGTGAAAAAATCCACTTCTGCTGACAAAACTCAGTCAAGAAAATACATAAACTCCTAAGTTTGCGCCATTTGAAATTTTGATTCAAGATCATTGAGTGTATAATGAATAAATTAGAGCTAATTACCATCAATATCAGGATTCCATGCATCGTTTCAATAATCTTGAATCGAAGAAACCAGAGAGAATATTATTTACCTGAATAGGAGTCCATCCGCAAGGATCCGGATAAAGATTCGAACCATTCCACCATTTTCCCACAAAATCTTGAATAGCAGAATACAGAACTTCTTGTTCAGTTCTCTTCATTGGAGCCGACACTGTTTCATCTTCCCCATTGCACCACACACACAAACAACGAAGTATGCAGAGAATTACAATGTAAGAACTCAAAGATTTAATCTTTTTCATGACTGCTTAAAACCCCAGATAGAACACAAAGACGCActcaataaatttaaagatTACCAAGGAAAGATAGCACGAATTTATATAATGGCGGGAGAAATATTCCAAGGAATGGAAAAAAGAATGTGAAGTGAAGAATGAGTTTGCAAGCAATTGCAATAAACGAGAACGCTTTATCTTGATGAGTTAATAGGAAGCTAAGGTATAGTAAATGAAGTGTATGCAGAAATCGCAGAAGATACAAGTATAGGGGGAGAGAGAGAGCACAATTCTCGATGCTACAAAAACAAGAAATTACGTTAATGTCAATGAGAAGATGAGAGCAGAGGAAATGATGGAGAAAGGTAATTCAGCTGTAACTCTACAAGGACTATGCTGTTAAAAGGGCCTCTCTCAGTTCCCTTTTATTAAAGTGGATGATTTGGATTGCAAATCAATGAAAATATGAATGAAGTGCCTCTGATTCCAAGTTAGAGCAATGCTACAcctaaaatatgaaaaataaagaGTGGAAAATTTATAAACTTTCGATTGAACATCATACTTAAAGTTCGTGTCTTTTTTCCAAGGACTAATTTAAGAAACCAAAAACGAAACTCTTGAATTCAAGGGTACGAGTGTGATCACCGAAATAGAACTAATGTGACATTCATCAAAAGAAGTATTGGATGTGATAACGGTACATCGAGAAATCTACTTCTGGGAGGGACAAGGCAAGTCGAGAGTCTCGATCTTTCGGCTCGTCGGTATTGTCATTCTTGGCGTGTCCCTATTAAAAATGTATGTCCTCTACTTTACACATTACTAACTTCATCTACTCATTAGAAAGTCGAACTAAACAAACCGAAAAAAGATAGCAGAGGATAAAACTCACGTTTCTTGAAAATCTAATTAATCATCCTTGAAACATATTAAATTTGTGAAGATGGCGGTTGGCGAATTTATTTATGACGGGCTTTATTTAGACTTGTGATTAAAGGTATTTATTTGTAGGGAGTGGGCGCAAAGTAGATATGGGCATGCAAATGCATGCAAGACAAAGGTAGTTTTGGTCTCTGGGTAGCTTGTTCTCATTTTTTGAGCTGTTGGGTTTAAAACTGGACTCTGCTACAATCGAAGGACTGAATAGTAGAATAGGGGAGGGCTTTGAGATTTGGACACTTCTTGCTACCTTTTCATTAATGGTCGTCAGTAAtcaaaattcaataaattatcgaattatatatataccatCTAAATAAATAATGTCAATTGTCAATCAAAACTATAGTATAGACAAGAAAAGTTTCAGCTATGATCTGCGGGGACATCATTCTAGCCCATGTGTTGGTCAATGTTCATAAGTCATATGTTGATAAAGCCCGAGTATCTAAACACAAAGTATATataatgagtaggtctcttgtgagacggtctcacgaatctttatctgtgagatgagtcaactctatccatattcacaataaaaagtaatactctttgtatataaaataatattttttcatggataacctaaataagatatccatttcacaaaatacgatccatgagatcgtctcacacaaatttttgtccaaATTATTTCTATTCCTAAGATCTTCCTTGTTGTGCCCAAATCTTTCGTTTCAAATTCCGCTTTTAGTCATCCCTTGAGCTTATCAAGTTCAAGTTTTTCCTTTCCTGCCAACAACATGTCGTCTACGTACTACAACAAGTGACATAAAATACATGATGAAGATCGATCCATGTGTGTGAAATTTTCGGATACTTAAACAAAGAAAGTAAGGGCTTCCAGTAAATCCTTGATGAACACAATAAAAATTAGTGGCCTCGACTAGATTATATGATCTTCCAAGTGGAGATGATAGACGAATGAGCTCGAAGGGAGGCCTGACCCATGAGAATAATGGTGATCTTTTATTTGAGGAGAAAACTGTTAGAAATACAACTAAAGTATCGCATTGGAAATATATGAGAAATATAATGGGTTAATaagatgaaaaaatattttttaatttagtcttttttggtacattttaaaaaacaaattcacgAAGATTTATGATCAAAATAGACAATATCATATCAATTTGTAGATGTGTGATTTCCATTATGCAACAAGTAAGTTTCGAACAAATACATCCTGATTGATAGAATATGATGTTTGGATCATTTAAATTTACTCACCAAATTTTCTTAGAACtaataaattttcaaataaagaGTATAAACTGTTTTAAAGAGTTCACGAAGTCAGCCAAATACCCTTATAATAATATATTGTACTATGAATAATCTAGATTATAATGGTTAGGGTAAAATTTAAGTGTTaatatctttttaaaaatagagaCGAATGAA from Primulina eburnea isolate SZY01 chromosome 6, ASM2296580v1, whole genome shotgun sequence encodes:
- the LOC140835472 gene encoding LOW QUALITY PROTEIN: piriformospora indica-insensitive protein 2-like (The sequence of the model RefSeq protein was modified relative to this genomic sequence to represent the inferred CDS: deleted 2 bases in 2 codons), whose amino-acid sequence is MKKIKSLSSYIVILCILRCLCVWCNGEDETVSAPMKRTEQEVLYSAIQDFVGKWWNGSNLYPDPCGWTPIQGVSCDIFDGFWYVTDLRIGPVYENSLICDQTVGFSPHLFALRHLKSLSFFSCFVSPHPVSIPAQNWEVFAESLVSLEFRSNPGLTGQIPATFAELGNLESLVLMENGLTGEIPINIGNLTKLKRLNLAGNRFKGEVPDNFGGLNHLLILDFSSNSFSGSLPSTFGGLTSLLKLDLSNNQFEGKIPENIKNLKNLTLLDLSSNKFSNGLTKSLQELTSLEEIFLSNNPIGGSLEDVEWHDMVRLTALDLSNTILTGGIPESFSELKGLRFLGLSDNMLAGDVSPKLANLPNVSAIYIHGNNLQGNLKFPKGFYEKLGRRFAAWGNPNLCYPIGSIPTNYVPFGVKICNQDQEVKRYETCLHTKSKICDGIRNPDSISMASTGFMVNYVGRLVWFIEIMGALIINI